A genomic stretch from Parabacteroides sp. FAFU027 includes:
- a CDS encoding zinc-dependent metalloprotease, producing MRKLSILFLLLLALGTQSCKHFTLFGKKHKKQVAAADTAKKKEVKEPLYKPFKEIITAKAVSQEGLLTVHKVDTKWYFEIPDSILGREILAITRFSKTPAGVSFYAGEEVNEQTMYWEKAPNKKILLRVSILINKADSTHAISKAVKNSNTDPIIAAFEIKTLSPKGNAVIDVTDFFNGDNQSISVPQQVKQMYNLTGLAGDRSYIQRISTYPINTEIRTLKTYNANTSSMGNRMMMVPGGYQTGAVTVELNTSFILLPKIPMRKRLFDPRVGFFADEYSFYSDHQEKVENSKFITRWRLEPKPEDMEKFKRGELVEPQKPIVYYIDPAVPKQWRPYLIQGINDWQKAFERAGFKNAILGKEWPENDSTMSLEDARYSVIRYFASPINNAYGPHVHDPRSGEIIESHLGWYHNIMNLLHNWYMIQAAMSDTTARKMKFDEELMGQLIRFVSSHEIGHTLGLRHNMGSSSTVPVEKLRDRKWVEAYGHTPSIMDYARFNYVAQPEDHVGRAGLFPRIGDYDMWAIQWGYRPIPDAKDEEEERKILNKIVIDSLATNKRLWFGSGEMWSDTRCLTEDLGDDNMKADEYGIRNLKQIIVRLPEWTKEEADQYKNLTDMYSVLKGQYFTYIGHVINNIGGQYINIKSIEQKGDVYGNMPKDKSKEAIDFLNRNFFHTPNWIANPSFSNKVSSSTNRDFSNSAGYYISSLVRASLLTRLSEMSGSSSKAYSVNEYLTDLEKCIYEELSTRKPVDYYRRSLQKAYVNELFNAVFTTTNEIGGTPMINESVAKTDVPSIVKVHLASLKSKIDAASASGSDAMTRIHYKDLSERIGVILNKRK from the coding sequence ATGAGAAAATTATCAATTCTATTTCTGCTGCTTCTGGCTTTGGGTACCCAGTCGTGCAAGCACTTCACCTTATTTGGCAAAAAGCATAAAAAACAGGTTGCAGCTGCCGATACGGCTAAGAAAAAAGAGGTCAAAGAGCCACTTTACAAACCTTTCAAAGAGATTATCACCGCCAAAGCGGTGAGTCAGGAGGGGCTACTTACCGTCCATAAAGTCGATACTAAGTGGTACTTCGAGATTCCCGATTCCATCTTGGGAAGGGAAATACTGGCCATCACCCGTTTCTCTAAGACCCCGGCCGGTGTATCTTTCTATGCGGGGGAAGAGGTCAACGAACAGACCATGTATTGGGAAAAAGCTCCCAATAAAAAGATTTTACTGCGCGTTTCAATCCTGATCAATAAAGCTGACTCTACCCATGCCATCAGTAAGGCGGTGAAAAACTCCAATACCGACCCTATTATTGCCGCGTTTGAAATCAAAACGCTTTCTCCTAAAGGAAATGCCGTGATTGATGTAACGGACTTCTTTAATGGGGATAACCAAAGTATCTCTGTCCCGCAACAAGTGAAACAGATGTACAATCTCACCGGCCTGGCGGGTGACCGCTCCTACATCCAACGCATCTCCACTTACCCGATCAATACGGAGATACGCACACTGAAAACTTATAACGCCAATACCTCATCCATGGGCAACCGTATGATGATGGTGCCGGGCGGTTACCAGACCGGAGCCGTCACTGTTGAGCTTAACACCTCTTTTATCCTATTGCCTAAAATACCGATGCGTAAACGGCTCTTCGACCCACGTGTCGGTTTCTTTGCCGATGAATATTCTTTTTACTCTGACCATCAGGAAAAGGTGGAGAACTCCAAATTCATCACCCGTTGGAGACTTGAGCCCAAACCGGAGGATATGGAAAAATTCAAACGCGGTGAATTGGTGGAACCACAGAAGCCAATCGTTTACTATATCGACCCCGCCGTTCCCAAACAGTGGCGCCCTTACCTTATACAAGGTATAAACGACTGGCAAAAAGCGTTTGAACGTGCCGGATTTAAGAATGCCATCCTGGGTAAAGAGTGGCCGGAGAATGACTCTACCATGAGTCTCGAAGATGCACGCTACTCGGTAATCCGCTATTTTGCTTCACCGATAAATAATGCTTACGGACCTCACGTACACGACCCCCGCAGTGGCGAAATCATCGAAAGCCACCTCGGATGGTATCACAATATCATGAACCTGTTGCACAACTGGTATATGATACAGGCTGCTATGAGCGATACGACTGCCCGCAAAATGAAATTTGATGAAGAGTTGATGGGACAATTGATCCGCTTTGTCTCTTCACACGAAATCGGACACACCTTGGGACTTCGCCACAACATGGGCTCAAGTAGCACCGTTCCGGTGGAAAAGTTACGCGATAGGAAATGGGTAGAAGCATACGGTCATACTCCATCCATCATGGACTATGCCCGGTTTAACTATGTTGCACAACCCGAAGATCACGTTGGTCGTGCCGGTCTCTTCCCCCGTATCGGCGACTACGACATGTGGGCCATCCAATGGGGCTATAGACCGATACCTGATGCAAAAGACGAAGAAGAGGAGCGCAAGATCCTGAATAAGATCGTCATTGACAGTCTGGCAACCAACAAACGGTTGTGGTTTGGAAGTGGTGAAATGTGGTCCGACACCCGTTGTCTTACCGAAGACCTTGGAGATGACAATATGAAAGCTGATGAATATGGTATTCGTAACCTGAAACAAATTATTGTGCGCCTTCCTGAATGGACAAAAGAAGAGGCAGACCAATATAAAAACCTGACCGATATGTACAGCGTACTGAAAGGACAGTATTTCACCTATATCGGTCATGTCATCAACAACATCGGTGGTCAATATATCAATATCAAAAGCATCGAACAAAAAGGAGATGTGTATGGCAATATGCCTAAAGATAAATCAAAAGAGGCTATCGACTTCCTCAACCGTAATTTCTTCCATACGCCCAACTGGATCGCTAATCCGTCTTTTAGTAATAAGGTCTCATCATCTACGAACCGCGACTTCAGCAACAGCGCCGGATATTATATCTCCAGTCTGGTACGTGCATCCTTGCTGACCCGCTTGTCTGAGATGTCCGGTTCTTCATCTAAAGCCTATTCGGTAAATGAATACCTGACTGATCTGGAGAAATGCATCTACGAAGAGCTCTCTACCCGTAAACCGGTGGATTATTATCGCCGTAGTCTGCAAAAGGCTTATGTCAACGAGCTGTTCAATGCCGTATTCACAACGACAAATGAGATTGGCGGAACTCCCATGATCAACGAGAGTGTCGCCAAAACAGACGTTCCCTCAATCGTAAAAGTACATCTGGCATCCCTCAAAAGCAAAATCGATGCAGCTTCTGCCTCTGGCTCCGATGCCATGACTCGTATCCACTACAAAGACCTGAGCGAGCGTATTGGGGTCATCCTCAACAAACGAAAGTAA
- a CDS encoding thioredoxin fold domain-containing protein, whose product MRHLLFTLLLLFSISAFSQNSTISFINDTTLDAALSIAKQKHKKLLLYFDRNEKNKKHSMKQDVFSQKEVSEYYHEHFVCMSVYIQSKSNKEICKQFNVKGTPDFIYLNEKGEIIHRAIGQLMGGFSWFIDLGKVALDSTKNLKAYQDKIANGDLNPATLFQYFRLTMSMENPRKLLDQYYNRISDEQKYSIDTWNLFRSWDNNIESPMFHFYINNLQKTEAKIGKKDVVQMIVQMMDKYQSDSAKYYWFKEIAPEIFKQNKESNDFYNAMAYYEYRKADKDSWKDFLLKAQIYFANSDIPADEYHSASLFVYSNYMKYKDKKALKLALGWAELCIKASPENSKYADCYAHILYDLHKEKEAILYEELAVKNGTKSADYDSYLKELEHFRKRK is encoded by the coding sequence ATGAGACACCTACTTTTTACTCTTTTGTTGTTATTCTCTATTTCTGCTTTTTCACAAAACAGCACCATCAGTTTTATCAACGACACGACTTTGGATGCTGCATTATCCATTGCCAAACAAAAACACAAAAAATTATTGCTCTATTTCGATCGGAACGAAAAGAATAAGAAACATTCGATGAAGCAGGATGTATTCTCTCAAAAAGAAGTGAGTGAATATTATCATGAACACTTTGTTTGTATGAGCGTCTATATCCAATCTAAAAGCAATAAAGAAATCTGTAAGCAATTCAATGTTAAAGGAACACCCGACTTTATATACCTAAATGAAAAAGGAGAAATTATCCACCGGGCAATTGGCCAGTTGATGGGAGGTTTTTCGTGGTTTATCGATTTGGGCAAAGTAGCTCTGGATAGCACTAAAAACCTGAAAGCATATCAGGACAAAATAGCCAATGGAGACCTGAATCCGGCTACATTATTTCAATATTTCCGACTTACAATGTCAATGGAAAATCCGCGTAAACTCTTGGATCAATATTATAACCGGATAAGTGATGAACAGAAATACTCTATTGATACGTGGAACTTATTCAGAAGTTGGGATAATAATATTGAATCACCTATGTTTCATTTCTATATAAATAACCTACAAAAAACAGAAGCAAAGATCGGAAAGAAAGATGTCGTGCAAATGATTGTACAAATGATGGATAAATACCAATCTGATTCGGCTAAATATTACTGGTTCAAAGAAATAGCTCCTGAGATATTTAAACAAAACAAAGAAAGTAACGATTTCTATAATGCTATGGCTTATTATGAATATCGAAAAGCAGATAAAGATAGCTGGAAAGACTTTCTCCTGAAAGCCCAAATATACTTTGCTAATTCAGATATACCAGCAGATGAATATCATTCGGCAAGTCTGTTTGTTTATTCAAATTACATGAAATACAAAGACAAAAAAGCGTTGAAATTGGCACTCGGTTGGGCAGAATTATGCATTAAGGCAAGTCCAGAAAATAGCAAATACGCAGACTGTTACGCTCATATCCTGTATGATTTACACAAGGAGAAGGAAGCAATCCTTTACGAGGAACTGGCTGTAAAAAATGGAACAAAAAGTGCTGATTACGATTCATATCTGAAAGAGTTGGAGCATTTCAGGAAAAGAAAATAG
- a CDS encoding SDR family oxidoreductase, translating to MEQKVVLITGGSAGIGLATAESLMNKGVKVYAASRRGGEPRKAVNGAGELVHVKMDVNNPEEIESAVAQIISENNRLDAVICNAGNGIAGAIEDTSEEEMRYQLETNFFGAVKTIQACLPVFRKQGYGRIITTSSVAAIVPIPFQAFYSAGKSALLVFMQALSMELKPFNIQCCTVLPGDTKTEFTAARKYTAASQLSDSVYTKSMKTAVGIMEKDEQNGMNPVDVASKIVNQIFAKRMNPVVVPGVQYQFICFLYNRLPVKFRLWVVNKLYS from the coding sequence ATGGAACAAAAAGTTGTGCTTATCACCGGAGGAAGTGCCGGAATAGGACTTGCTACGGCTGAAAGCCTGATGAATAAAGGTGTAAAAGTATATGCAGCTTCCCGTCGGGGAGGTGAGCCAAGAAAAGCAGTGAACGGCGCAGGAGAGTTGGTTCATGTTAAAATGGACGTAAACAATCCGGAAGAGATCGAAAGTGCAGTAGCTCAGATAATCAGTGAAAACAACCGCTTAGATGCAGTAATCTGTAACGCTGGTAACGGAATTGCCGGAGCCATCGAAGATACTTCAGAAGAGGAGATGCGTTATCAGTTAGAGACAAACTTCTTTGGTGCTGTAAAAACCATTCAGGCTTGTCTTCCTGTATTTCGTAAACAGGGTTATGGCAGAATCATTACCACTTCATCGGTTGCTGCCATTGTGCCTATTCCTTTCCAGGCATTTTATTCTGCTGGTAAATCCGCTTTGTTGGTATTCATGCAAGCCTTATCTATGGAGTTGAAACCGTTTAATATCCAGTGCTGTACTGTATTGCCGGGGGATACTAAAACAGAATTTACAGCTGCACGTAAATATACCGCTGCCTCTCAGCTATCAGATTCGGTATATACCAAATCAATGAAAACAGCTGTTGGTATTATGGAAAAAGATGAACAAAACGGAATGAATCCCGTAGATGTAGCTTCTAAAATTGTGAACCAGATATTTGCAAAACGGATGAACCCGGTAGTCGTTCCCGGTGTTCAGTATCAGTTTATTTGCTTCCTTTACAACCGACTGCCTGTGAAGTTCAGACTTTGGGTTGTCAATAAGTTATATAGTTGA
- a CDS encoding mechanosensitive ion channel family protein, with translation MRTLRIILLSLIFAVGLGTYAQTEPEAAQPVVTEQNAQLAEKTVDTIVQPVPVVPEPKKKTWRKKLVWASDTLTTSDYMMSIERINDRLNDILDSARLGVEVVTFGRRIDDLTNETERIRLYVSERQTGVHMKNLYLYHNFLSNLYSQNQRTQQNLKNLYNRLYHSKLRLKGAMTDSVFKALCADSSLRWKFNARMDRLQTKWYTNDKQIREKLRTLNALKLNASENSITLSNMLSSLETRMDKASELLWGEEVNYLWKSDKSSDTDSRKTVQFSHKLDREFKAIGYYFSQTLWQRIFILLITLLLFGWLYYSRNLLHECRNNNRKLAFLNLKYLNNKPVSAILVVVLLMMQFFDAYAPVSYLAIDYLLLIIVISVIFKDQWKREVWKEWQAMLIVALIIVITNLFVESTFIQRFWQLMLYGVMIAYVSRFIKKLDKKTLFYNWIRYAALTSIALAFVGIVANLFGRFSLSCLLGISSVFAILQAIALPVMYDTVQEIVFLQIESSRLRKGIDRPFDHHIVIRKLRLPLTFIILILWFILLTSNLNIYPAISSSVDQFFNATRNVGSVSFRLISILLFFAIIWLAHLLQRLISYALGAVGSDLDDITEVTKGQHSRLLMIRLFVLCSGYLLAIAASGLPLDKITIVLGALSVGIGLGLQSIVNNLISGIILIFDGSLQVGDEIEVSGQSGKVKEIGLRASTINTADGAEVIIPNGILTSQNIVNWTYTNDQRRVMIEFSLSGEELDANVINEIINATLVNQPHVIGKKKPVILFTKVTPEACWLKVHFWTTISKREQVKSEALLHLKDGFASKGMMME, from the coding sequence ATGAGAACGCTACGAATTATTCTTCTAAGCTTAATATTTGCCGTCGGTTTAGGTACTTATGCCCAGACTGAACCGGAAGCTGCTCAGCCGGTCGTCACCGAACAAAACGCTCAACTGGCAGAAAAAACGGTAGATACCATTGTTCAGCCGGTTCCCGTTGTGCCGGAACCAAAGAAAAAGACCTGGCGCAAGAAACTGGTTTGGGCCAGCGATACGCTGACGACCAGCGACTATATGATGAGTATTGAACGCATCAATGACCGGTTAAATGATATTCTGGACAGTGCGCGTCTTGGCGTAGAAGTGGTGACTTTCGGTCGGAGAATTGATGACCTTACCAATGAAACGGAACGCATCCGACTTTATGTAAGCGAACGACAAACAGGAGTTCACATGAAGAACCTTTATTTGTATCATAATTTCCTGTCCAACCTTTACAGTCAGAATCAACGGACTCAACAAAATCTTAAGAATCTGTACAATCGTTTGTATCATTCCAAGTTAAGGCTGAAAGGGGCTATGACCGATTCTGTATTTAAGGCTTTATGTGCCGATTCATCGTTGCGGTGGAAGTTTAATGCCCGGATGGACCGTTTGCAAACCAAATGGTACACCAACGATAAACAGATAAGGGAGAAACTGAGAACACTTAATGCGTTGAAGTTAAATGCTTCCGAAAATTCGATTACCCTCTCCAATATGTTGAGTTCTCTTGAAACACGTATGGATAAGGCAAGTGAATTGCTTTGGGGAGAAGAGGTTAATTATTTATGGAAATCAGATAAATCATCTGACACAGACTCCAGAAAAACAGTTCAGTTTAGCCATAAACTGGACAGGGAATTCAAGGCAATCGGATATTATTTTTCCCAGACTTTATGGCAAAGAATATTTATTCTACTGATTACGTTGTTGCTTTTCGGATGGCTTTATTATTCACGGAATCTGTTGCATGAATGTCGGAATAACAACCGGAAACTGGCATTCCTTAATCTGAAGTATCTGAACAATAAACCTGTATCAGCTATTCTGGTGGTCGTTTTACTGATGATGCAGTTTTTCGATGCGTATGCACCAGTATCTTATCTGGCGATTGATTATTTGTTATTGATCATTGTCATTTCAGTCATTTTTAAAGATCAGTGGAAACGAGAGGTTTGGAAGGAGTGGCAGGCGATGCTGATTGTCGCATTGATCATTGTCATCACAAACCTTTTTGTGGAATCAACATTTATACAACGTTTCTGGCAATTGATGCTGTACGGTGTAATGATTGCGTATGTATCCCGATTTATCAAAAAACTAGATAAAAAGACCCTGTTCTACAACTGGATTAGATATGCCGCATTGACCAGTATTGCTTTAGCTTTTGTGGGAATAGTTGCCAACTTGTTTGGCCGGTTCTCCCTTTCTTGTTTGCTAGGCATTTCTTCCGTATTCGCTATTTTACAGGCAATTGCCCTGCCTGTGATGTATGATACGGTTCAGGAGATAGTTTTTCTACAAATCGAAAGTAGCCGGTTGCGTAAAGGAATTGACAGGCCGTTTGACCATCACATTGTAATCAGGAAGCTGAGATTACCATTAACATTTATCATCCTTATCTTGTGGTTTATCCTGCTTACCTCTAACCTGAATATTTATCCTGCAATCAGCAGCAGTGTGGATCAGTTTTTTAATGCTACACGTAATGTGGGAAGCGTATCTTTCAGATTAATCAGCATATTGCTCTTTTTTGCCATTATCTGGTTGGCGCATTTGTTGCAGCGTTTGATTAGTTATGCGTTGGGAGCTGTGGGCAGTGACCTTGACGATATCACCGAGGTCACTAAGGGACAGCACTCCCGCTTGTTGATGATTCGTTTGTTTGTGCTTTGTTCCGGTTATCTGTTGGCAATAGCGGCGTCGGGATTACCATTGGATAAAATTACTATTGTTTTGGGAGCATTGAGTGTTGGTATCGGTTTGGGATTACAGTCGATAGTGAATAACCTGATTTCCGGTATTATCCTGATTTTTGACGGTTCATTGCAGGTAGGGGATGAAATTGAAGTGAGCGGACAGTCCGGAAAAGTGAAAGAAATCGGACTACGGGCCAGTACCATCAATACGGCAGATGGAGCAGAAGTAATTATCCCTAATGGAATACTGACTTCTCAGAATATTGTTAACTGGACTTATACCAATGACCAACGCAGGGTGATGATAGAATTTTCTCTTTCTGGTGAAGAGCTGGATGCCAATGTGATTAATGAAATCATCAATGCCACTTTGGTAAATCAACCCCATGTCATTGGGAAAAAGAAACCGGTTATTCTATTTACCAAAGTCACTCCTGAAGCCTGTTGGCTGAAAGTTCATTTTTGGACTACGATTTCCAAACGGGAGCAGGTGAAAAGCGAAGCATTGCTTCATCTCAAGGATGGTTTTGCGTCAAAGGGAATGATGATGGAGTAA
- a CDS encoding HesA/MoeB/ThiF family protein has translation MMEGDTERYSRHLLLPEIGEAGQRKLHGASVLVIGCGGLGCPALQYLTAVGVGRIGIVDADVVSVSNLQRQILFGTKDVGRYKVEVAKEKLSDLNPNITFDVYPEMLTMDNAEDIISRYDLVLDCCDNFPTRFLIGDVTARLQKPLVFGSIYQFEGQVSVFNYQQGPSYRDLFPEAPDGVRPASDVGVLGVLPGVVGAIQATEVVKIITGAGEVLSGKLLMYDALKMNLQVFRIKA, from the coding sequence ATGATGGAAGGGGATACGGAACGTTATTCGCGCCATCTGTTGCTGCCGGAAATCGGGGAGGCAGGTCAACGAAAACTGCATGGGGCATCGGTGTTGGTGATAGGTTGCGGCGGATTGGGTTGTCCTGCACTTCAATATCTGACAGCAGTGGGAGTGGGCCGAATCGGGATAGTGGATGCCGATGTGGTAAGTGTAAGTAATCTTCAACGCCAGATTCTGTTTGGAACGAAGGATGTCGGGAGATATAAGGTGGAAGTGGCGAAAGAGAAGCTTTCTGATCTGAATCCAAATATAACCTTTGATGTTTATCCTGAAATGCTGACGATGGATAATGCCGAAGATATTATTTCCCGATATGACCTTGTGTTGGATTGCTGTGATAATTTCCCGACCCGTTTTCTAATTGGAGATGTGACTGCCCGGTTGCAAAAGCCGTTGGTCTTTGGTTCGATTTACCAGTTTGAAGGACAGGTGTCGGTCTTTAATTATCAGCAAGGTCCTTCTTATCGGGATTTGTTCCCGGAAGCGCCGGATGGTGTTCGCCCTGCTTCTGACGTTGGAGTCCTGGGCGTTTTGCCTGGTGTTGTTGGTGCAATACAAGCTACAGAAGTTGTAAAAATAATTACCGGAGCGGGAGAAGTACTTTCGGGCAAACTCCTGATGTATGATGCGTTGAAAATGAACTTACAGGTTTTTCGGATCAAAGCCTGA
- the thiH gene encoding 2-iminoacetate synthase ThiH: MSFKELFDTYQWEDVEKSITAKTARDVEIALAKDRCDLEDFKALISPAALPYLEQMAQKSHQNTLRRFGKTMQLYVPLYLSNKCHNSCVYCGFSVKNKIHRRVLTDSEIMQEVEVIKGMGFEHLLLVTGESPREVGVDYLKNAIRLLRPHFAQITCEVQPMDQADYETLAAEGMHGVYVYQETFNKDRYPEYHPAGKKADFYYRLETPERLGHAGVHKVGLGALIGLEEWRTELFFLAMHLNYLEKKFWQTKYSISFPRMRPFTGGFQPNVIMSDRELVQAICAFRLFDNEVELSISTRESAAFRDNLVKLGVTAMSAGSKTNPGGYAVSPETLEQFNINDDRTPVEICEMLRSKGYEAVWKDWDISMIALES, encoded by the coding sequence ATGTCATTCAAAGAACTATTCGATACTTACCAATGGGAGGATGTCGAAAAAAGCATAACAGCCAAAACAGCCCGCGATGTAGAAATTGCGTTGGCTAAAGATCGGTGCGACCTTGAGGATTTCAAAGCTTTGATATCTCCGGCGGCACTACCGTATCTGGAACAGATGGCGCAAAAAAGTCATCAAAACACTTTGCGCCGCTTCGGTAAAACGATGCAGCTCTATGTACCGCTTTATCTGTCGAATAAATGCCACAATTCGTGCGTCTATTGCGGATTTAGTGTGAAGAATAAAATCCATCGCCGGGTATTGACCGACAGTGAAATCATGCAAGAGGTGGAGGTCATCAAAGGAATGGGTTTCGAACATCTGTTGCTGGTGACGGGGGAATCTCCCCGTGAAGTGGGTGTTGATTATCTGAAGAATGCCATTCGACTATTACGGCCTCATTTTGCCCAGATTACCTGCGAAGTACAACCGATGGACCAGGCCGATTACGAGACATTGGCAGCCGAAGGAATGCACGGGGTGTATGTGTATCAGGAGACTTTTAACAAAGACCGTTACCCGGAATATCATCCTGCCGGTAAAAAGGCGGATTTCTATTATCGCCTCGAAACGCCTGAACGTCTGGGACACGCGGGTGTGCATAAAGTAGGGTTGGGCGCATTAATCGGACTGGAAGAGTGGCGCACGGAATTATTTTTCCTGGCAATGCATTTGAATTATCTTGAAAAGAAATTCTGGCAAACGAAATACTCTATTTCATTTCCACGCATGCGTCCGTTTACCGGAGGTTTTCAGCCGAATGTGATTATGTCTGACCGTGAATTGGTGCAGGCGATTTGCGCCTTCCGCCTGTTTGATAATGAAGTGGAACTTTCCATTTCTACCCGGGAGAGCGCTGCTTTCCGGGATAATCTGGTGAAGCTTGGGGTTACCGCCATGAGTGCAGGATCGAAAACGAATCCCGGCGGTTATGCTGTTTCTCCTGAAACATTGGAACAGTTTAATATTAATGATGACCGTACTCCGGTTGAAATCTGCGAGATGCTTCGCTCCAAAGGTTACGAAGCTGTATGGAAGGATTGGGACATCTCCATGATTGCACTTGAATCATGA
- a CDS encoding thiazole synthase, with amino-acid sequence MKPLVIAGKTFGSRLFTGTGKFSSSQIMEEALVASGSELVTVALKRVDTGNEQDDILSHLNHPQINLLPNTSGVRNAKEAVFAARMAREALGTNWVKLEIHPDPKYLLPDPIETLKATEELAKEGFVVMPYIHADPVLCKRLEDAGAAVVMPLGAPIGTNKGLRTIDFLEIIIEQSNVPVVVDAGIGAPSHAAWAMEMGADAVLVNTAIAVAGNPVEMAKAFRMAVECGRMAYEARLAKQLKHAEASSPLTSFLG; translated from the coding sequence ATGAAACCATTAGTTATAGCCGGGAAGACTTTCGGCTCAAGATTATTCACCGGTACCGGAAAATTCAGTTCGTCACAAATCATGGAAGAGGCGTTAGTTGCTTCGGGAAGTGAGTTGGTAACCGTAGCACTCAAACGAGTTGATACCGGTAACGAACAGGATGATATTCTCTCACACCTTAATCATCCACAGATCAATCTGTTGCCGAATACTTCCGGTGTGCGAAATGCCAAAGAGGCAGTCTTTGCAGCCCGTATGGCGCGTGAAGCGCTGGGAACCAACTGGGTGAAACTGGAAATTCACCCCGATCCGAAATACCTGTTACCTGATCCTATTGAAACACTTAAAGCTACTGAAGAGCTGGCTAAAGAGGGTTTTGTGGTTATGCCGTATATTCATGCCGATCCTGTTTTGTGTAAGCGACTGGAAGATGCCGGTGCAGCCGTGGTAATGCCATTGGGCGCTCCGATTGGAACCAATAAAGGATTGCGCACGATTGATTTTCTCGAAATCATTATCGAGCAAAGTAATGTACCGGTAGTGGTGGATGCAGGAATTGGTGCACCTTCCCATGCTGCCTGGGCGATGGAAATGGGTGCTGATGCCGTTCTGGTCAATACTGCCATTGCTGTGGCCGGTAATCCGGTGGAGATGGCCAAAGCCTTTCGCATGGCGGTAGAGTGTGGCCGTATGGCTTACGAGGCCCGATTGGCGAAGCAGCTGAAACATGCTGAAGCGAGTAGTCCGTTGACTTCATTTTTGGGGTAA
- the thiS gene encoding sulfur carrier protein ThiS, with protein MKVYVNNEPREITEQTFLISLLSELNLSETKGIAVAVNDEIVFRQNWPFVTLQENDKLTVIRATQGG; from the coding sequence ATGAAGGTATATGTAAACAATGAACCGCGGGAGATTACCGAACAAACCTTCCTTATTTCTCTATTATCCGAACTTAATTTGTCCGAAACAAAGGGCATTGCTGTGGCTGTGAACGATGAAATCGTTTTTCGTCAAAACTGGCCTTTCGTTACTCTTCAGGAAAACGATAAACTGACTGTTATTCGCGCCACGCAGGGGGGGTGA